One segment of Saprospiraceae bacterium DNA contains the following:
- a CDS encoding dihydroorotase, which translates to MPTILIRNGRLVNRGTIREADILIKNGRIDHIAPAIAADADIELDAAGNYVLPGIIDDQVHFREPGLTHKATIATESRAAVAGGTTSFMEMPNVNPPSVTQALLEDKYQIAASNSLANYSFFMGTTNDNYDEVMRTDPQKICGIKIFMGSSTGNMLVDHPQTLERLFANAPTLIATHCEDEATIRRNLEHYKTAYGDELTADFHPLIRNAEGCLRSSSMAVDLAKKHGTRLHILHISTKDELALFDNTPPLRNKKITAEVCVHHLWFSADDYAALGNQIKCNPAIKAPEHRAALLPALLDDRLDVVATDHAPHTWDEKSQSYLQAPSGLPLVQHSLNVMLEFYHRGEISLEKIVEKMCHAPAVAFQIAERGFLDEGCWADLSIVDVHHAWTVSRDNVFYKCGWSPFEGHTFRSNVLSTIVSGHLAWHEGRFFEQKMGERLLFER; encoded by the coding sequence ATGCCAACCATACTCATCCGAAACGGCCGTTTGGTGAATCGCGGCACCATCCGCGAGGCCGACATCCTTATAAAGAATGGTCGCATAGACCACATTGCACCCGCCATCGCAGCAGATGCCGACATCGAATTGGATGCAGCGGGCAACTATGTGCTGCCCGGCATCATTGACGACCAAGTGCATTTCAGGGAACCGGGGCTGACGCACAAGGCCACCATCGCCACGGAAAGCCGCGCAGCTGTGGCTGGCGGCACCACGTCGTTCATGGAGATGCCCAACGTGAACCCGCCCAGCGTGACGCAAGCATTGTTGGAGGACAAATACCAAATAGCGGCAAGCAACTCGTTGGCAAATTATTCCTTCTTCATGGGCACCACCAACGACAACTACGACGAGGTGATGCGAACAGACCCCCAAAAAATATGCGGCATCAAGATTTTCATGGGCAGCAGCACCGGGAATATGTTGGTGGACCATCCACAAACGCTGGAACGCTTGTTTGCCAACGCCCCGACGCTCATCGCCACGCATTGTGAGGACGAAGCCACCATCCGGCGCAATCTCGAACACTACAAGACTGCCTACGGCGATGAACTGACTGCCGATTTTCACCCACTTATCCGCAATGCCGAAGGCTGCCTGCGCTCCTCCTCCATGGCCGTTGACTTGGCCAAAAAACATGGAACGCGACTCCACATTCTGCACATCAGCACAAAAGATGAGCTGGCCTTGTTTGACAATACCCCCCCCCTGAGAAACAAGAAAATAACGGCAGAGGTGTGTGTGCATCATCTGTGGTTCAGCGCGGACGACTACGCTGCTTTGGGCAACCAAATCAAATGCAACCCTGCCATAAAAGCCCCCGAACATCGCGCCGCGCTGCTGCCCGCGTTGCTCGACGACCGCCTCGACGTGGTGGCTACCGACCATGCACCGCATACCTGGGATGAGAAATCACAATCGTACTTGCAGGCTCCTTCGGGACTGCCATTGGTGCAACATTCGCTCAACGTCATGCTCGAATTCTACCATCGAGGCGAAATCTCGTTGGAAAAAATAGTGGAAAAAATGTGCCACGCGCCTGCTGTCGCCTTTCAAATAGCAGAAAGAGGCTTTCTCGACGAGGGCTGCTGGGCTGACCTGTCCATCGTGGATGTGCACCATGCTTGGACGGTAAGCCGCGACAATGTCTTCTACAAATGTGGCTGGTCGCCCTTTGAGGGACACACATTCAGAAGCAACGTGCTTTCCACCATCGTCAGTGGTCATTTGGCGTGGCACGAAGGGCGTTTTTTTGAGCAAAAAATGGGCGAGCGGCTGTTGTTCGAGCGTTAA